In the Commensalibacter melissae genome, AACCCACCCCCTTTTTCTGGAACAAATAATTTTCCCACCCCCGGGACATGACTAAATAGTTTATTCACCGCATAAATCGGCACTATTGTTCCCTGCAAATCCAAAACCGCTTTATCAAGATTGATATCGCCCTTCAAAGTCGCTCCAAGTTCATCATTGAAAACACGACCATTTTTTATTTTCAGAATCCCCTTATTCAAAAAGATATTTCCTTTGAGAGCATCAATATTCAACGCATCCGCCTTTTGCCTTTTGAACCAACCATAAACAGAAAGATTACTGATCCGTTTTAAGGCGGTGGGAACATGATCAACAACAAAAGGCTCGATTTGTATCTTGCCGGTAAACGGGGCCTCAGGATCATTGTCATCAAAATTACCACTCAGAACACAATGCCCTCCTGAAATTCTATTTGATATTCCAACAATATCCAATAAATTGCCAAGATTCTGAGCATCCAGATAAAATTGTCGATTTGAATCCTTGGGAAATAATGACGCAGTTACCAAAGTTGGTTGGCGCATTCCATAAGAAAGACGCATCAACCGTAATCCATTATATTCAATATAGGCTGTCACTTCGCCCAGATTCTTATTCTTATCATAAAAGATTTTCTTGGCCTGAAGGTTAAAGATCCAACGTCTTCCCTTAAGTCCTTTGTACTTTCCTGTAGCTGCAACAGGAATATTATAATTCTGTGATTTCTTGGAAACAGCATGTTTTTTCCTGGATGATCCAAGATAATCCTGAATAAATGGGGAAAGATCCAATGTATCTGCCTTGACAGAAATACGTACATCACCTTTTAAAGGGTTATGAAACGCTTCATCCGTCATTGGAAAATTAATGGTCGCTTTTCCTTCTGACCGTCCAGTTTTAAAATATTGAATATTTAATTGGGTTGGAATTCTATTTTCGATATTCATATTGGCATGCACCAACAAGTCACTTCCCTGAGCATGCAAGTCTTGAATACCGACCAGTTTGTTGTCATTCAATATTATCGTTCCCGAAGCCTTCGCGGGTTTTGCAATTAGCTTGTGCCAAATTGGGAGTTTCAATTCAGTTCTTGATAGATCCAAATTTAAATTGATTATCGCTTTTTTATCGTAAAATTTTGAATAGTTTAAATCTAGATAGGCTTGGCCCCCTATATCCTTAGCCATATCAAAACCTGTTTGTTTCAAGGTCTCTGACGTAATGGTCAAGCCAACTTTTGCTTTTTCAACAAGCGACCCAAGATATTGATGCGTAAAATTTTGTCTATACTCAATACGTGCAGGAAAATAAGATAAAAGACCATACCCATGTAAATCAAGTTGACGGGCATTCACGTCCACCACTAAATTCCCCTGTCTCAAATCCTGTCCTAACGCAATATCTTTTAGATAGACATTTTTAATCTCATTATGTCCCTGAATATCAATCTGTTCGATTTTCACCTTTTTCTTAAGGGGGATTTCCAAATGTAAATGCGTAGACAAATCCCCGGAAGGATTTTTAAAAGGGACAGGATGACGAGATAGCAAATGCAATCGTTGTTCAGATAATAAAGTTAATAAATCTTGCAACTTACCTTTTATCAAAAGCGTTATAATACCCAAATCCCGATGATTGCTTAATCCTGTAATCCACATATTTCCAGAAGGTATATTCAACTTGCGTAATTTCGAGGTGGTTCCATTTCCTGACCTGACAATTTGATAACCTCCTCGATATTTAATCAATATCCGATCAGGATCTACAAATAACATTTGTGCATTCATTTTCTGTAAAGGTGGGATGGGCCTTAACCAGTGAACCTCCAAATCTGTTGCCTGAGCAATTCCACCCTCCAAGTGAACCAGTCTCAAATGATGCCATCCCTCATGCCCCATAAGCCTTGCATGAATTGAAAAATCTCGCGCTTGCCCTCTTGTAATATTGCCCGTAACCCATTTATTGGCTCCTTTGGCTATGTGACGAGGCCAATATTCTTTTAATGTTGAAAAATCTAGCAACGGACTACCCGCGGAAAAATCTGCATCAACCACTTTTGGATTTAACAGTGAGGATAATTTCAACCAACCCTTGAAATGAAAAAAAGGCCCGCTTTTCGCATTTTCCAAATTTGACGGAGATCTCAATTGCAGACAAATGTCGGAAAAATCAATCTTTGCAGGATATTTGGCATCTTCACCAAAAAAAGCGCTTATACGAGCATTGAAAGAAGATGGGAAATATTCCATATTTCCAACCCTTACATTCCCCTGAGCTGAATTTATTTTAATATCTGCCATATAAGGTTGCATGAAAGCTTTATTCTGGATAGAAAAACCTATATTCGCCTCAGCTGAAATAGGCATATTAACAGATTGCAAATAACGCAATTCCGGTATCATTTCTGCAATATTAGCGGGATTGACCTGATAGATCTCCATATGCCATTGGAGCTTTCCCGTTTTTTGCAAATTAACAATATCTGATGAAGTTATGGACTGAACAGAGCTTTGACCTTTAATTTGAACCTTATGACCATTAATATCAAAATTGAAATAGACTTTTCCAATAATGGTCAATGTTTTGTCAGCATAAAAAGGATGCACATCAACATCAATCTGTCTTGATTGAATCAAATTATGATCAATGTCATCTTTAAAAGATAAAACGGTTTTCTCAATTTTGACATGATACAAACGATGAAAGTCGATATCCAGCCTGGATTGTCTCGACAAACCCAATCCTGACAAATCCAGATTAACATGATTGTCTTTATATCTTCTTAAATGTAATTGTGCACCTGACAACTTGATATACAAAGGAACAATTTTTTTATGTCGTAATGATGATGTATCCAACGTTAATTTTGCAAAGTCCAAATGATCCCTTACCTGATTATAGACATCCAGTAACTTTAATCCTTCCAGTTCGAAAGTGACTGGTGTATTAAAGCCTTTCTTTAGAACAGGCCATTTCATAACCAACTTGTCAAACGTCAGTCTTCCAGCAGGTTTATCCTTCTCCATACCTTCTATAACCGTTAAAGGAAGCCAATATCGGGCGATAAAGGTAAGGTTGGTAGGTGCGCTTAATATGAATAATATAAAAGCTGACACCATCACGACCAGCAATACAATTACCGAACAGCCTGCCAGTAAAAATTTACGCAACCAGTTTCGTCTGTGTTTTATTTTTGAATCTTTATGAAATTCTTGCTCTTTCTTTATGGGCATTTTCATCTTAATATTTGTAAACTGAAAAAAACCAAATAACAGAAATCATGTATCATGTCTCACAAAAACCTGTCTTCTATCCCTTGGTTTGATCAGAATTGGCCAAAAGCGGCGGATCAACGTTCAGCAGACCTTTTTTCAAATGCAGTTAAAGAAGCATGGGTTAAAAATAACAAGGATCCAGTATTAATTCAGCAACCCGGTATTGTCCGCCTTATCCATGCCATTGGTGGGAACAGCCCCTTTCTTGCTGATTTGATTATAAAAAACATTCATTTCTTTGAATACCTTATATTAAATGGACCTGATAAGGCCTGCAATAAAGCCTTTACTTGCCTACAAAATTCATCAATACAAGAATCCAGATCCAGTATCGCCAAAATATTACGGATTACCAAACAAAAAATTGCCATTGCCTGTGCAATTGCAGATGTTGGAAATGTATGGACTTTAAAAAAAATAACCCACACGCTCAGTTATCTTGCAGAAATCACCCTTCATTTTGCAATCAATTATCTTTTATTACAAGCACATCAAAATAAAAAAATTACACTTTCCCACCCAGAAAATCCTCAGGAAAACTCAGGATTTATTATTTTGGGAATGGGCAAACTTGGTGGTAGGGAACTTAATTACTCTTCTGATATTGATCTTATTATTCTTTATGATCCAGACAAATATCCGAATCATCCCGATCTTGCTACACTTTTTATCCGGATCACACGACAACTCGTATCCCTCATGGAGGATCGAGATGAAAATGGTTATGTTTTTCGTGTTGATCTGAGATTACGGCCTGATCCCTCTTCTTCCCCACTCGCCGTTTCGTTACCCGCCGCCATTTCATATTATGAA is a window encoding:
- a CDS encoding AsmA-like C-terminal region-containing protein, which gives rise to MPIKKEQEFHKDSKIKHRRNWLRKFLLAGCSVIVLLVVMVSAFILFILSAPTNLTFIARYWLPLTVIEGMEKDKPAGRLTFDKLVMKWPVLKKGFNTPVTFELEGLKLLDVYNQVRDHLDFAKLTLDTSSLRHKKIVPLYIKLSGAQLHLRRYKDNHVNLDLSGLGLSRQSRLDIDFHRLYHVKIEKTVLSFKDDIDHNLIQSRQIDVDVHPFYADKTLTIIGKVYFNFDINGHKVQIKGQSSVQSITSSDIVNLQKTGKLQWHMEIYQVNPANIAEMIPELRYLQSVNMPISAEANIGFSIQNKAFMQPYMADIKINSAQGNVRVGNMEYFPSSFNARISAFFGEDAKYPAKIDFSDICLQLRSPSNLENAKSGPFFHFKGWLKLSSLLNPKVVDADFSAGSPLLDFSTLKEYWPRHIAKGANKWVTGNITRGQARDFSIHARLMGHEGWHHLRLVHLEGGIAQATDLEVHWLRPIPPLQKMNAQMLFVDPDRILIKYRGGYQIVRSGNGTTSKLRKLNIPSGNMWITGLSNHRDLGIITLLIKGKLQDLLTLLSEQRLHLLSRHPVPFKNPSGDLSTHLHLEIPLKKKVKIEQIDIQGHNEIKNVYLKDIALGQDLRQGNLVVDVNARQLDLHGYGLLSYFPARIEYRQNFTHQYLGSLVEKAKVGLTITSETLKQTGFDMAKDIGGQAYLDLNYSKFYDKKAIINLNLDLSRTELKLPIWHKLIAKPAKASGTIILNDNKLVGIQDLHAQGSDLLVHANMNIENRIPTQLNIQYFKTGRSEGKATINFPMTDEAFHNPLKGDVRISVKADTLDLSPFIQDYLGSSRKKHAVSKKSQNYNIPVAATGKYKGLKGRRWIFNLQAKKIFYDKNKNLGEVTAYIEYNGLRLMRLSYGMRQPTLVTASLFPKDSNRQFYLDAQNLGNLLDIVGISNRISGGHCVLSGNFDDNDPEAPFTGKIQIEPFVVDHVPTALKRISNLSVYGWFKRQKADALNIDALKGNIFLNKGILKIKNGRVFNDELGATLKGDINLDKAVLDLQGTIVPIYAVNKLFSHVPGVGKLFVPEKGGGFIAVPFVINGKFKDPHMEVYPSMLLTPGFLRNLF